The genomic segment GGCCTATTGATCTGGATCGAGAACAATGCGCACCTACCACTGACGCTGCGCGACATTGCCCGCCAGGCAGCCAGCAGCGAACGGACGATCAATCGCCGGTTCAAGCTCGAGACCGGTCAGACGCCCATGCAGTGGGTCAACAACGTTCGGGTCCGGCATGCGCAGCAGCTGCTGGAGAGAACTGCCGACAGCGTCGAAACGATTTCGCGTCGAGTAGGTTTCGCGTCAGCGACGAATTTCCGCGAGCAATTCCGTCGGCTGTCCGGAGTATCGCCGCAGAGTTATCGACAGACGTTTCGCGACCAAAGCAGCTAAGCCGTGCCGCTTCGATCTTGCTGAGGACGCGGGCCACTCACCACACCGCGCGCGACGAGGTGGTCGATCAACGGAACAGCACCGGCGGCAAGATGTTCCGACATCGCCGCGCGGGCACGTTTGTCGTCGTGAATCTCAAGCGCGGTCAAGATCTCCCGATGGTCCTTGATCGACTGGCTGGGCCAGCCCTCGATCGAGGGAAACACCGATTCGGGCGCGTATCTGGTGATCTGCGACATCAACTGAGCGAGTTTCGGCGAGTCCGCCGCGACGTTGATGGCCCGGTGAAACTCGTGGTTCAGCCGGACCGTTCGCTCGTGGTCATCGCCGGCATAGGCCTGTTCCAGCTGAGCCTGCAGCTGCTTAAGTTCATGCAGCTGCTCGGAAGTGATGTTGACCGCGGCCCGCGCGGCCAGCTCCCCACCGACATGTGCCTGCACGTTCGCGACGTCGGTGACGTCTCGGCCGGTGACCGGCAATACCACGAAGCCGCGGCGGGGCTGCTGGGCGATCAGCCCCTCGGCGCGCAGTGCGAACAGTGCCTCACGGACCGGCGTGACACTGATCCCCAACTCGGCCGCCAGTTGGTCCAGACGAATATAAGAACCCGCGGTATAGCCGCCGTCGAATATCCGCCCACGGATAATCCGCGCGACGTCCTCGGAAAGTTGAGGCCGCGCAGCGAAATCCGGAACGCTCATCTGCCTACACCTGGTATTCCGTCAGCAATCGCTTGCTGATGATGTTCTTCTGGATCTCGCTGGTTCCCTCGCCGATCAGCAAAAACGGCGCGTCGCGCATCAACCGCTCGATCTCGTATTCCTTGGAATAGCCGTAGCCACCGTGGATCCGGAAGCTTTGCTGGGTAACCTCGGTGCAGTACTCACTGCACAGGTACTTGGCCATGCCGGCAGCGACGTCGTTGCGCTCGCCCGAATCCTTCAGTCGCGCCGCGTTGACCATCATCAGGTGTGCCGCTTCGACTTTGGTCGCCATCTCGGCAAGCTGAAACGCGATGGCCTGGTGCTCGGCGATCGGCTTTCCAAACGTCTGGCGCTGTTGCGCGTAGCGCACCGCGAGCTCGAAGGCACGCAATCCGACGCCACACGCGCGTGCCGACACGTTGACCCGGCCGACCTCGATGCCGTCCATCATCTGGAAGAAGCCCTGCCCGGTGGTGCCCCCGAGCACATCGTCGGCGCTGGCCCGGTAACCGTCGAAAATCATCTCGGTGGTTTCGATGCCCTTGTAACCAAGCTTGTCTATCTTGCCCGGAATATGCAGGCCTGCAACGACTTCGCCGAATCCGACCGGCTTCTCGACCAGGAACGCGGTCAGGTTGCGGTGCGGTTTGTCCGAGCCTTCGTCGGTGCGCACCAGGACCGCCACCAGTGTGGAGGTGGCGCCGTTGGTCAGCCACATCTTCTGGCCGTTGATGGTGTACGTGCCGTCGGCATCGCGGCGGGCCCGGGTGCGGATCGCCGCCACATCAGAACCCAGCTCCGGCTCCGACATCGAAAACGCACCCCGGGTCTCGCCGGCCGCCATCCGGGGCAGGAACCGCCGCTTCTGCTCGTCGGTACCGTGCTGGCGCAGCATGTACGCCACGATGAAGTGGGTGTTGAGCACCCCGGATACACTCATCCAGCCCCGCGCCAGCTCCTCGACGCACAGCGCGTAGGTCAGCAGCGACTCCCCCAGGCCGCCGTACTCTTGCGGAATCATCAGTCCGAACAGGCCCATCTCGCGCATCTGGTCGACGATGTGCTGCGGGTAGGTGTCGGCGCGTTCGAGTTCGGCCGCGCTGGGGATGACTTCTTTCTCGACGAATTGGCGCACCGCGGCGATGATCTCGCTCTGGAATTCGGTGAGCCCGAGGGTTTGGGCGAGCTTGGTCATGAGCTGTATTTCCTTCCTGCTCAGCAGGCGACGGTGTTCGCGTTGGTGAGACGCTCGATGTCGGCGGTGGTCAGGCCCAGGCCCCGCAGGATGTCGGCGGTGTCTTGCCCCAGGGCGGGTGCGGGTGCGGGGCCCGGATGCGCACCGTCGAACGCGGCCGGCAGGCCCGGTGCCAGGTAGTCGCCCAGACCGGGTTGCCGCAGAGGCGAAAATAAGGGATTGGCAGTGACTTTCGGTCCGGAGGCAACCTCGGCGAAGGTGCGGTAGCGCTCGAACAACACCGTGGTGTCCGACAGCGCGGCGGTGATTTCGTCGGCGGTATGTTCGGCGAACCAGGTGGCGAACAGGCCGGAAAGCGCGTCTCGGTATCGGTAGCGATCACCCTCAGACCCGAAATCCACCCCCAGCGCCTCGGCGAGCGCAGACACCGCGGCGCCCGTGCCCGTCACCTTGAGCAAGTCGCGAAAGTGCTTGCCGGTCAACAGGACAACCATGAACCGGGCCCCGTCACAGCTGGTGAAGTCCTGCCCGTACTGACCATAGATGGCATTGCCCAGCCGCGCGCGCTGTGTCCCGTTGACTTGAGGTTCGGTCAACAAGCCGAGATTGGCGGCGGTGGCCAGCGCGACATCCTCCAACGCCAGGCTGATCTGCGCCCCGGCCCCGGACTGCTCGCGACGACGGACGGCGGTGACGACCGCCAACGCGGCGTACAGTCCGCAGCACACATCCCAGGCCGGCAACACGTGATTGATCGGACCGGCCTGATCGGCCGGGCCCGTGACGAGCGGATAGCCGATGCCCGCGTTCACCGTATAATCCACCCCGGTGGAGCCGTCACCGCGCCCGAGCAACTGGGCGTGGATCACGTCGGATCGCTTGGCTGCCAGCACATCATGGCTCAGCCAGGACAGGCCGGCGGCATTGGTCACCACAATCCCGTCGCCCTCGGTGATCAGCCGGACAACCAGTTCCTGACCCTCGGGCGAACGCATATCGATGGTGGCCGAACGCTTTCCCTTGTTCAGGCCTGTCCAATAGATCGAGGTGCCGTCCGCCGACAGTGGCCAGCGCTGGACGTCGGAAGCGCCGCCGATCGGATCGACGCGGATGACCTCCGCGCCAAGCTGACTCAGGGTCATGCCACACAGTGGTGCGGCGACGAAACTGGACACCTCGACCACGGTGAGACCAGCCAGTGGCAACCCGGGGGCGCTCATCGATGGCTGACCCGTTCGAAGATCGCGGCCAGCCCTTGGCCGCCGCCGATGCACATGGTCTCCAGCCCGTAGCGCGCCTGGCGACGGTCGAGTTCACGCGCCAAGGTGGCGAGCATCCGCCCGCCGGTCGCGCCGACCGGGTGGCCCAGTGAGATTCCCGAGCCGTGCACATTGGTTCGGTCGAAATCGGCGGCGCCGAACTTCCATTCTCGCGTCACCGCAAGGGCTTGGGCGGCAAAGGCTTCGTTGAGTTCGATGAGATCGATGTCGCACAGTTGCAAGCCGGCCTTGGCCAGCGCGGCCTCGGTAGCAGGCACCGGACCGATACCCATGACGTTGGGCGCCACCCCCGCCAGGCCCCACGACACCATGCGGACCAGGGGTGTCAGGCCATACTCGTCCGCCTTCTCGCGCGTGGTCACCACACACATGGCTGCGGCGTCGTTCTGCCCGCTGGCGTTGCCGGCCGTGACCGTCGCCTCCGGATCATCCTTCCGCAGAACCGGTTTGAGCTTGCTCAGCGACTCGACCGAGGTGTCGGCGCGGGGATGCTCGTCGGTGTCGACGACTTCCTCGACGCCGCGGGTGGCTACCGCGACCGGGATAATCTCATCGACCAGCACGCCGTCCTTCTGCGCGGCGACGGCGCGCTGATGCGACCGCACCGCGAGCTCGTCCTGCTCCTGGCGTGAAATGCCGTATTGGCGGCGCAGGTTCTCCGCGGTCTCGAGCATCCCACCCGCAACCGGGTAGCGACGGCCACCGGCGGTCGTGCGCCCGCGCGCCAGCCCGTCATGCACCTGGACGCCGTTGCGGGCGCCCCAACGCATGTCGGTGGAGTAGAAGGCGACGTTGCTCATGCTTTCGCATCCTCCGGCGACGACGAGGTCATGGTCGCCGGCGCCCACCTGCAGGCAGGCCTGAATGACGGCCTGCAGGCCCGACCCACAGCGACGGTCCACCTGCATGCCGGGCACCGTCACCGGCAAACCGGCGTCCAAGGCCACCACCCGTCCGATCGCGGGCGCATCGCTGTTGGGATAGCAGTGACCAAGGATCACGTCCTGCACGGCATCGGGAGCCAGCCCGGTCCGCTCCAGCAGACCTTTGAGCGCGGTGACCCCGAGGTCAACGGCGCTGAGAGACTTGAACATTCCGCCGTAGCGGCCGATCGGCGTGCGGACGGGCTCGCAGATGACGACCTCGGCACTCATAGGTGCCGGCCACCGGTGATTTCCATGACGGTGCCGGTCATGTACGACGACAGGTCGGATGCCAGGAACAGCGCCACGCTCGCGACCTCACTGGGCTCGCCGGCCCGGCCCATCGGCACCTCGGCGACCTTCGAGTCCCAAATCCGTTGCGGCATAGCCTCTGTCATGGCGGAACGGATCAAACCCGGCGCGATGGCGTTCACCCGCACGCCCAGGTAGGCCAACTCCTTGGCGGCCGCCTTGGTCATGCCGACGATGCCGGCCTTGGCCGCCGAGTAGTTGGTCTGACCGACCATGCCGACCTTCCCCGACACCGAGGACATGTTGATGATCGCGCCCCGCTTGTTTTCCCGCATGATCGCCGCGGCCAGCCGGGTGCCGTTCCAGGTTCCCTTCAAATGGACGTTGATGACCTGATCGAACTGCTCCTCGGTCATCTTGCGCATGGTGGCGTCGCGGGTGATACCGGCGTTGTTGACCATGATGTCCAGGCCACCGAAATGTTGCACCGCGGTCTGAATCAGGGCCTCGACGTCGGACGATTGCGTGACATCGCATCGCACCGCGACGGCGACGTCGTCACCGCCCAGCTGCTTGGCCACGACTTGGGTTTCCTCGAGGTTGACGTCGCCGAGCACCACGCGCGCGCCCTCGGCCACAAACCGCTCCGCGATGGCCAGACCCAGCCCCTGCGCTCCGCCTGTGATTACCGCCGTCTGACCTGTCAACAACGACATCTGGATCCACATCCTTCACTGTTCTCACCACCACCGGGCACGTTCCAGGCAAATATCATATTTGATATAGGATCCTGCCCTGGACCGGGGTGTCCGGCCCGGGAGAGGAGTGTGAAGCCAATGTCCATCGCCGAATCCGCGGAAGTCAGCGACGAGGACTTTCGCGAGATCCTGGCTCAGACAAGGCAATTCGTGCGCACCGCCGTCGTTCCCCGGGAACAGGAGATCCTCGACGAGGATCGCGTCCCCGACGACCTGCGCGATGAGGCCAAGAAGATGGGGCTGTTCGGCTACGCGATTCCCCAGGAGTGGGGCGGTCTTGGCCTCAACCTGATGCAAGACGTCGAGCTCGCGATGGAGCTGGGCTACACATCGCTGGCCCTGCGTTCGATGTTCGGCACCAACAACGGCATCGCCGGGCAAGTGTTGGTTGGGTTCGGCACCGAAGAACAGAAATCCCGCTGGCTGGCATCGATAGCCTCCGGCGACGTCGTCGCCTCGTTCGCACTGACCGAACCCGGCGCCGGATCCAACCCGGCCGGCTTGCGCACCAAAGCCGGTCGAGCCAACGAGGATTGGATAATCTCGGGCCAGAAGCGCTTCATCACCAATGCGCCCGTCGCCGATCTGTTCGTGGTGTTCGCGCGCACCCGCCCGGCCGACGAGCAGG from the Mycobacterium lentiflavum genome contains:
- a CDS encoding GntR family transcriptional regulator: MSVPDFAARPQLSEDVARIIRGRIFDGGYTAGSYIRLDQLAAELGISVTPVREALFALRAEGLIAQQPRRGFVVLPVTGRDVTDVANVQAHVGGELAARAAVNITSEQLHELKQLQAQLEQAYAGDDHERTVRLNHEFHRAINVAADSPKLAQLMSQITRYAPESVFPSIEGWPSQSIKDHREILTALEIHDDKRARAAMSEHLAAGAVPLIDHLVARGVVSGPRPQQDRSGTA
- a CDS encoding acyl-CoA dehydrogenase family protein, which gives rise to MTKLAQTLGLTEFQSEIIAAVRQFVEKEVIPSAAELERADTYPQHIVDQMREMGLFGLMIPQEYGGLGESLLTYALCVEELARGWMSVSGVLNTHFIVAYMLRQHGTDEQKRRFLPRMAAGETRGAFSMSEPELGSDVAAIRTRARRDADGTYTINGQKMWLTNGATSTLVAVLVRTDEGSDKPHRNLTAFLVEKPVGFGEVVAGLHIPGKIDKLGYKGIETTEMIFDGYRASADDVLGGTTGQGFFQMMDGIEVGRVNVSARACGVGLRAFELAVRYAQQRQTFGKPIAEHQAIAFQLAEMATKVEAAHLMMVNAARLKDSGERNDVAAGMAKYLCSEYCTEVTQQSFRIHGGYGYSKEYEIERLMRDAPFLLIGEGTSEIQKNIISKRLLTEYQV
- a CDS encoding CoA transferase, whose translation is MSAPGLPLAGLTVVEVSSFVAAPLCGMTLSQLGAEVIRVDPIGGASDVQRWPLSADGTSIYWTGLNKGKRSATIDMRSPEGQELVVRLITEGDGIVVTNAAGLSWLSHDVLAAKRSDVIHAQLLGRGDGSTGVDYTVNAGIGYPLVTGPADQAGPINHVLPAWDVCCGLYAALAVVTAVRRREQSGAGAQISLALEDVALATAANLGLLTEPQVNGTQRARLGNAIYGQYGQDFTSCDGARFMVVLLTGKHFRDLLKVTGTGAAVSALAEALGVDFGSEGDRYRYRDALSGLFATWFAEHTADEITAALSDTTVLFERYRTFAEVASGPKVTANPLFSPLRQPGLGDYLAPGLPAAFDGAHPGPAPAPALGQDTADILRGLGLTTADIERLTNANTVAC
- a CDS encoding acetyl-CoA C-acetyltransferase → MSAEVVICEPVRTPIGRYGGMFKSLSAVDLGVTALKGLLERTGLAPDAVQDVILGHCYPNSDAPAIGRVVALDAGLPVTVPGMQVDRRCGSGLQAVIQACLQVGAGDHDLVVAGGCESMSNVAFYSTDMRWGARNGVQVHDGLARGRTTAGGRRYPVAGGMLETAENLRRQYGISRQEQDELAVRSHQRAVAAQKDGVLVDEIIPVAVATRGVEEVVDTDEHPRADTSVESLSKLKPVLRKDDPEATVTAGNASGQNDAAAMCVVTTREKADEYGLTPLVRMVSWGLAGVAPNVMGIGPVPATEAALAKAGLQLCDIDLIELNEAFAAQALAVTREWKFGAADFDRTNVHGSGISLGHPVGATGGRMLATLARELDRRQARYGLETMCIGGGQGLAAIFERVSHR
- the fabG gene encoding 3-oxoacyl-ACP reductase FabG translates to MSLLTGQTAVITGGAQGLGLAIAERFVAEGARVVLGDVNLEETQVVAKQLGGDDVAVAVRCDVTQSSDVEALIQTAVQHFGGLDIMVNNAGITRDATMRKMTEEQFDQVINVHLKGTWNGTRLAAAIMRENKRGAIINMSSVSGKVGMVGQTNYSAAKAGIVGMTKAAAKELAYLGVRVNAIAPGLIRSAMTEAMPQRIWDSKVAEVPMGRAGEPSEVASVALFLASDLSSYMTGTVMEITGGRHL